The window TTACTCCACCATCTACAAATCTATTATCGGTAAATGTTCCTTTTGCATTCACATTTACGGATAAATGGTTATCTAAGAATTTAGGATTTAAGTTCAATCCTACAGAAGTTCTGCGGAAAGAATTTGATTTTACAATACCGTTCTGCTCATTATACCCTAATGATAAGCGGTATGGAAGACCTTTAATACCTCCTGAAAGGGCAACATTATTATCTGTACCCCATGCTGCCTGGTAAATTTGATCTTGCCAGTCGGTATCAGCATTTCCAAGTTTAGTTTTATAACCGGCAGGTGCATAAGTATTAACAAAATCCCTAAACTCCTGAGCATTTAACACATCTACCTTTCCCATTTTAGTAGAAACTGAAGTTACCGTTGAAAAATTCAACTTAAACTTTCCTGCCGTTCCTTTCTTGGTAGTAATAAGGATAACCCCGTTAGAAGCTCTGTTACCATAGATAGCAGTAGCCGAAGCATCCTTAAGAATATCAAATGTTTCAATATCATTCGGGTTAATTAATGATAAAGGATCAGAAACACCATTCATTCCTACAAAGTCCTGGGGAACTCCATCAATTACAATCAAAGGAGAGTTTTCACCACTTAAAGAAGATGTTCCCCTGATCCTGATCTTGGTCCCGGAGCCCGGAGCTCCACTGTTATTGGTAATCTGTACCCCTGGAGTTTTCCCCTGGATCAACTGTCCTGCAGAAGTTGCCCCTCCGTTGAAGTCTTTTGCCGTAACAGAAGTTATAGAACCGGTAAGATCAGATTTTTTCTGCTTTCCATATCCGATTAATACAACTTCCTCAATTTTCTTCTCCTGAGGAACAGAGTCTTTTTTCTGCGCATGCATTATTGTACTGGCCAATAAAAAAGCAGGTGCAATTTTCAATACTGTTGTAAAATTATTCACAATCATATTTTTTTATAGTTTCGTTTTTTCAGTCTTAATTCGGCTTGTAGCCAGACTCGCAATTTAAAAAAAAAATAGAATTATCGTAATTTTAATATAATTTTAGTTAAAATTATGTATATTACGAAACACTTTTTAGTTAGTTTTTTAAATTTCAATAATTTGCACCGTCTTATGCATTGCATAACATTTGAATTAATTTAATATTTAGTTAAACAACCGTTTAACTTAAATTCATATTCAATCTTCAAAATTTGCTTTCTGCAGCATAATAACACCACCAATAGCGGTATTCAACAGATATTCCTTATCTTTGCAGTTAAAACTTTACTATAAATGTCAAACAGAAAGATGATTACGGCAGCTTTGCCTTATGCAAACGGGCCGGTTCATATAGGACATTTGGCAGGTGTTTATATTCCTGCGGATGTTTACGCAAGATTTCAGAGAAGATTAGGAAAAGATGTAGCGTTTATCTGTGGTTCGGATGAGCACGGAATTCCTATTACCATAAGAGCTAAAAAAGAAGGAGTAACTCCTCAGGATATCGTTGACAAATATCACGGGATCATTAAAAAATCTTTTGCTGATCTGGGAATTTCATTTGATGAATATTCAAGAACAACGTCTAAAAACCATTACGAAACCAGCCAGGATTTCTTCAAGGTTTTATACGAGAAAGGAAAATTTACAGAAGAAATTTCTGAACAGTATTTTGATGAGCAGGCAGGAGAATTCCTTGCTGACCGTTATATTGTAGGAACATGTCCTAACTGTGGAAACGAAAATGCTTATGGAGACCAGTGTGAAAAATGTGGTTCTACCCTTTCTCCTTCTGAGCTGATCAATCCGAAATCAATGCTTAGCGGAAATGTTCCTATCCTTAAAGAAACAAAAAACTGGTATCTGCCATTAAACGAATACGAAGACTTTTTAAACGAGTGGATCATTGAGGGCCATAAAGATGACTGGAAACCTAATGTATACGGACAGGTAAAATCATGGTTAAATGACGGCCTTAAGCCTCGTGCGATGACCAGAGACCTTAACTGGGGTGTTCCGGTTCCACTTCCAAATGCGGAAGGGAAAGTATTATACGTATGGTTTGATGCTCCTATCGGCTATATTTCTTTCACCAAAGAATGGGCAGAGAAAAACGGAAAAGACTGGAAAGACTACTGGCAGAGTCCAGACAGTGATCTGGTACATTTTATCGGAAAGGATAATATTGTATTCCACTGTATTATTTTCCCTTCGATGATGAAAGCGCACGGAGATTATATTATGCCTAAAAATGTTCCTGCTTTTGAATTCCTGAACCTTGAGAACGATAAGATCTCAACATCAAGAAACTGGGCAGTATGGGCTCATGAATATGTGGAAGACTTCCCTGGACAGCAGGATGTTTTAAGATATGCTCTTCTTTCATCTGCTCCGGAAACAAAGGATAACAACTTTACATGGAAGGATTTCCAGACTAAGAATAATTCTGAGTTGGTAGGTATCTTCGGAAACTTCATCAACAGAGTTGCCGTTCTTATCCATAAATATTATGATGGTGTTGTTCCACAAGGAGATGTAAACAGTCCTGAACTGCAGGAAATAAGTAAATCTGCAAAAGAAATCTCAGGATTCCTTGAAAATTATGAGTTTAGAAATTCATTGACTGCATTAATGAATCTTGCCCGTTTTGGAAACCAGTACCTTCAGACAGAAGAACCTTGGAAAACCATTAAAGATAACCCGGAAAAAGCAGCTCAATCTTTATTCGTTGGAGCACAAATTGCTGTTGCTTTAGCTCAGTTATGTGAACCTTTCATGCCTTTCAGCTCTGAAAAACTATTGAACATGTTCAATGTTGAAAAGAAAGACTGGAGTTCTATTGAGAATCAATCAGTATTAATCGAAACAGGCCGTAAAATCAACGAATCATCTCTTCTTTTCTCAAAAATTGAAGATGATGTCATTGAAGCTCAGATCCAAAAGCTTGAAAACACAAAACAAAACAATAAAAAAACAAATCCTAACGCAAACCCTATGAAAGAAGAGATCACATTTGATGACTTTACTAAAATAGACCTTAGAACAGCAACCATTTTAGAAGCTGAAAAAGTAGAAAAAGCAGATAAATTATTAAAACTTACTGTAGATACAGGAGTAGATGTAAGAACTGTTGTTTCCGGGATTGCAGAAAGTTTCACTCCTGAAGAAGTAATCGGGAAGCAAGTAATGATCCTTCTGAACCTTGCTCCAAGAAAAATCAGAGGAATTGAATCTCAGGGAATGTTATTATTAACAACAAAACCAGACGGAAAATTATCTTTCGTAACACCGGACGACAGCAATGTTGAGAACGGTATTGAAATCGGATAATTAAAATCCTTATAAAGATAACAGGCTGTTTCACAAGAAGCAGCCTTTCTTTTATATACAGCTTATGGTCAGTAAAAATGTTTTACGAAAACTTTCCAATCAGGAATTGGAAGGATATTTAAAGGAAGGCAACCGCTTTGTTCCTGAAGCTGTTCAGGTCGCATTTGAAATTCTGGAAGAAAGAGGACGTATTTTCAGCGAACAGGAAAAAATGGCTGTTCAGCAATTGATCCAGCATAAAAAAGAAATTGAGGAGGCAAAACGTGCAGAAGAAGTAGAGGTCTGGAAAGATCATATCACAGAAGATCCTGAGGCCATAAGGCTTTATTCACGGATGACAATTTTGGTCACCAGTGTTTTTTTCAGTACGATTCCCGGAGCAATTTTACTGTGTTTTAATCTAATCAAACTCAAAAAATACTTCCCTGCCTTCCTTACACTTGTATTTGGATTGCTGTTTTTTATATTTCAGAAGTATGTTCTGCTTTCCCATTTTGACTTTGGTACAACTTCCAGATACAGTCCCGAAATTGGAGTTATTTCAATAGGAGCTTTAGGTTTACTTGTCATCAGTGTTCTAGCAACTCCAAAAAAACTTCCTTACCGTGCAGAATCTTATATTCTTCCTGTTGTTTTATGTGCCGGAACCGCGGTTCTGATGTATTTTTATTCCCAGGAATGGTTCTCTTACTATCCGTTGGCAAAGGCCGTCCATCTATTCAAACAGTAATAAGGAGCTTATTCCCGCTATCCACTTTTACTCCTCGCGCCTGGCCAAAGAGCCAACCGCATGCTGTGGGGTAACCGTTTCTATCGGGGCTAGAAATAGTACAAAAAAAAGTCATCCCGGTGTACAGAATGACAATATATGAATTTATGAGATTGCATCGTTTTCAGTTCGCAATGACTTGTTGTCAATTATTTCTTAGTCAGTTTTGCTAAGTAAGAATCCTCATCTTTCAAAACTCTTTCTATTTTGAAGCCATTGTTTTTGGCTGCATTCTTCAAGGTATTGAAGTCAAGATACAGCCAGGTAATCGGTTCCTCAGATTCTCCTTTATAATGCACTACATACTCCAGTTCTCCGTAATATCCACCAGCCGGAATATATACTCCGCCATCTTTATCACGGTCGAACATATAAAGAATATCTGTACTGTCAATCAGAACCTGTCCGCCATCGTTCAGTAAAGTCTGCAGCTTCTGAAGGTAGGTATCAATTTTCGCAAGGCTTTCAAAAACTCCGGTACCGTTCATCAGTAATAAAATGGTATCAAAAGTTTCTCCTGAAAAGTCAAGCATATTTTCACAAACTGCTTTTTCAATGCCTCTCAGCTTGCAAACCTCAATTGATTTTGGGGAAATATCCAATGCGGTCACCTCAAGGTTTCTTTCATTTTGAAGATATAAAGAATGAGAACCAGCACCTGCTCCAATGTCCAGAATTTTTCCTTCGGATAATTGCAGTGCTTTCTGCTCAATATCATTCATGTCTTCAAAATCTCTGAATAAATAATCCACCGGAAGTTCATCCAGCTCAGAAATTGACGTTTCAGTCTGCAGATCTTCAGGATTGTCATTATGGTAATAATCCCAGATCGCTCTGCCCATTAAATCTTTCATGGGTGCAAAGATACGGGTTCGGGGTGATAGTTGCGAGTTATTTTGTTGTTGGTTTTTGTTGCGAGTTATTGTTGCTGGTTGCTGGTTTATTTAGTTGGTTGAATGCTGCGGTTGCGAGGTACGGGTTTCGAGATGTGGCATATCTACAACTTTAAACCTTAAACCTTAAACTCTCCCACTCTCAAACTCTCAAACTCTCAAACTCCCCCACCATCTACTCCATCGAATCCTTCTCCTTATGTCTATCTGCCTGCGACTCATTTTCTGCTACACCTGCTTTCCAGTAAGAATAAGCATATAATTCCTGAGGGGTCCAGTTTTTTTCTTTTCTCAGATAAGTACGGATTTCTTTCACGCTTGAGAATTCACATGCAACATAGCCAAATTTTGTAGTCTCAGGAAGATCAATACTTTTTACAGCATTTGAAATTTCACTGCTGATCTGAGGCTGCGCATTGTGTAACCATTTAAAATCAATTTGGGCTTTCGTTTCAAGCAGCTGCTCGTCTTCTTTTCCATGAACTTCAATAATGCATGTACCTCTTGCCGTTTCAGGAAGCGTTTCCAAAATAGCACTGATCACCGGAATGGCCGTAGCATCTCCTACCAACAAATACCAATCTGCAGCAGGGTACAACTCCTTACCTTCCAAACGCATCATCACTCCCAGTTTTGAACCTGCTTCAGCTTCTCTCACCCATTTAGAAGCCGGACCGCCGTCTCCATGATCTACAAAATCGATGATTAATTCATTTTTTTTCAGATCAATTCCTCTGTGGGTATAGGTTCTGATGGCCGGAGCCACTTCTTTTAACGGATACACCCACTGATGATTTTCGTCCAATGTCGGAAAATGAATCTCATTCAGTCCTGCCGGAGGAACGGCAATTTTATTATTGTCTCCCACCATCGTATTTTTGAACAACTGAACTTCTGGTGAGTA of the Chryseobacterium viscerum genome contains:
- a CDS encoding class I SAM-dependent methyltransferase, with amino-acid sequence MKDLMGRAIWDYYHNDNPEDLQTETSISELDELPVDYLFRDFEDMNDIEQKALQLSEGKILDIGAGAGSHSLYLQNERNLEVTALDISPKSIEVCKLRGIEKAVCENMLDFSGETFDTILLLMNGTGVFESLAKIDTYLQKLQTLLNDGGQVLIDSTDILYMFDRDKDGGVYIPAGGYYGELEYVVHYKGESEEPITWLYLDFNTLKNAAKNNGFKIERVLKDEDSYLAKLTKK
- a CDS encoding siderophore-interacting protein; the protein is MAKISTGQIVAEVTRKEYITDHFIRVYLYSPEVQLFKNTMVGDNNKIAVPPAGLNEIHFPTLDENHQWVYPLKEVAPAIRTYTHRGIDLKKNELIIDFVDHGDGGPASKWVREAEAGSKLGVMMRLEGKELYPAADWYLLVGDATAIPVISAILETLPETARGTCIIEVHGKEDEQLLETKAQIDFKWLHNAQPQISSEISNAVKSIDLPETTKFGYVACEFSSVKEIRTYLRKEKNWTPQELYAYSYWKAGVAENESQADRHKEKDSME
- the metG gene encoding methionine--tRNA ligase; the encoded protein is MSNRKMITAALPYANGPVHIGHLAGVYIPADVYARFQRRLGKDVAFICGSDEHGIPITIRAKKEGVTPQDIVDKYHGIIKKSFADLGISFDEYSRTTSKNHYETSQDFFKVLYEKGKFTEEISEQYFDEQAGEFLADRYIVGTCPNCGNENAYGDQCEKCGSTLSPSELINPKSMLSGNVPILKETKNWYLPLNEYEDFLNEWIIEGHKDDWKPNVYGQVKSWLNDGLKPRAMTRDLNWGVPVPLPNAEGKVLYVWFDAPIGYISFTKEWAEKNGKDWKDYWQSPDSDLVHFIGKDNIVFHCIIFPSMMKAHGDYIMPKNVPAFEFLNLENDKISTSRNWAVWAHEYVEDFPGQQDVLRYALLSSAPETKDNNFTWKDFQTKNNSELVGIFGNFINRVAVLIHKYYDGVVPQGDVNSPELQEISKSAKEISGFLENYEFRNSLTALMNLARFGNQYLQTEEPWKTIKDNPEKAAQSLFVGAQIAVALAQLCEPFMPFSSEKLLNMFNVEKKDWSSIENQSVLIETGRKINESSLLFSKIEDDVIEAQIQKLENTKQNNKKTNPNANPMKEEITFDDFTKIDLRTATILEAEKVEKADKLLKLTVDTGVDVRTVVSGIAESFTPEEVIGKQVMILLNLAPRKIRGIESQGMLLLTTKPDGKLSFVTPDDSNVENGIEIG